One segment of Streptomyces bathyalis DNA contains the following:
- a CDS encoding DUF3043 domain-containing protein — translation MFRSRSKDGQAAPTTKVTAAEPQQTRDPQAPKGRPTPKRSDAQSQRRTLAKAPANRREAAKRQREARRSDMARQRQALASGDERYLPARDKGPVRRYARDYVDSRWSVAEFFLPIAVIILVLSMMPSLQLKNISLLLWLLVIVMIVLDSIGLGFRLKRDLGARFPDESRRGAVAYALMRTLQLRKMRLPKPQVARGEKP, via the coding sequence GTGTTCCGAAGCCGTTCGAAGGACGGGCAGGCCGCTCCCACCACGAAGGTGACCGCCGCCGAGCCCCAGCAGACCCGTGATCCGCAGGCTCCGAAGGGCCGGCCGACGCCCAAGCGCAGCGACGCGCAGTCGCAGCGGCGCACCCTCGCCAAGGCACCGGCCAACCGCAGGGAGGCCGCGAAGAGGCAGCGCGAGGCACGCCGCAGCGACATGGCGCGGCAGCGTCAGGCGCTGGCGAGCGGCGACGAGCGCTACCTGCCCGCGCGTGACAAGGGTCCCGTGCGGCGCTACGCCCGCGACTACGTGGACTCCCGCTGGTCCGTCGCGGAGTTCTTCCTGCCGATCGCGGTGATCATCCTGGTGCTGAGCATGATGCCCTCGCTCCAGTTGAAGAACATCTCGCTGCTGCTCTGGCTGCTCGTGATCGTGATGATCGTGCTCGACTCGATCGGGCTCGGCTTCCGGCTCAAGAGGGACCTCGGGGCGCGCTTCCCGGACGAGTCCAGGCGCGGTGCCGTCGCCTACGCGCTGATGCGCACGCTCCAGCTGCGCAAGATGCGTCTGCCCAAGCCGCAGGTCGCACGCGGCGAGAAGCCCTGA
- a CDS encoding PspA/IM30 family protein, with amino-acid sequence MSGVMKRMGMIFRAKANKALDRAEDPRETLDYSYQKQLELLQKVRRGVADVATSRKRLELQMSQLQGQSTKLEEQGKKALALGREDLAREALSRRAALQQQVTDLETQHQTLQGEEEKLTLASQRLQAKVDAFRTKKETIKATYTAAQAQTRIGEAFSGISEEMGDVGMAIQRAEDKTAQLQARSGAIDELLASGALDDPSGMAKDDITAELDRLSGGTDVELELQRMKAELAGGTDSGGQQAIEGGSGTGQAQEQQQSQDTPKFEK; translated from the coding sequence ATGAGCGGTGTCATGAAGCGTATGGGGATGATCTTCCGCGCGAAGGCCAACAAGGCCCTGGACCGGGCCGAGGACCCGCGCGAGACGCTGGACTACTCGTACCAGAAGCAGCTGGAGCTGCTGCAGAAGGTGCGTCGCGGGGTCGCCGACGTGGCCACGTCCCGCAAGCGCCTGGAGCTGCAGATGAGCCAGCTGCAGGGCCAGTCCACCAAGCTGGAGGAGCAGGGCAAGAAGGCCCTCGCGCTGGGCCGCGAGGATCTGGCCCGCGAGGCGCTCTCCCGCCGTGCCGCGCTCCAGCAGCAGGTCACAGACCTGGAGACGCAGCACCAGACGCTGCAGGGCGAGGAGGAGAAGCTGACGCTCGCCTCCCAGCGCCTGCAGGCGAAGGTGGACGCCTTCCGCACGAAGAAGGAGACCATCAAGGCCACCTACACGGCGGCGCAGGCACAGACCCGCATCGGCGAGGCGTTCTCCGGCATCTCCGAGGAGATGGGCGACGTCGGCATGGCGATCCAGCGTGCCGAGGACAAGACGGCGCAGCTGCAGGCCCGCTCCGGTGCGATCGACGAGCTGCTCGCCTCCGGCGCCCTCGACGACCCCTCCGGCATGGCGAAGGACGACATCACCGCCGAGCTGGACAGGCTCTCCGGCGGTACGGACGTCGAGCTGGAGCTCCAGCGGATGAAGGCCGAGCTGGCCGGCGGCACGGACAGCGGCGGGCAGCAGGCCATCGAGGGCGGCAGCGGCACCGGGCAGGCCCAGGAGCAGCAGCAGTCGCAGGACACCCCGAAGTTCGAGAAGTAG
- the pspAA gene encoding PspA-associated protein PspAA, with translation MIVRIMGEGQVKLDDSHFAELNKLDDELLSEMEKGDEEGFRRTLTALLNAVRTMGTTLPDDALEPSELILPAPEASLEEVREMLTDDGLIPN, from the coding sequence ATGATCGTACGGATCATGGGGGAAGGCCAGGTGAAGCTGGACGACAGCCACTTCGCCGAGCTGAACAAGCTGGACGACGAGCTGCTCTCCGAGATGGAGAAGGGTGACGAGGAGGGCTTCCGCCGGACGCTGACGGCGCTCCTCAACGCGGTACGCACGATGGGCACCACTCTGCCCGACGACGCCCTGGAGCCGTCGGAGCTGATCCTGCCCGCACCGGAAGCATCCCTCGAAGAGGTACGGGAGATGCTCACCGACGACGGCCTCATTCCCAACTGA
- a CDS encoding sensor histidine kinase — MTAKPAAGTLSDVRRWMHAHPYAVDALIALGAFVAILLGAAARASGQEISPRFGRREIPPQTALLAALACAVLVLRRRAPMPVLCITGLVTVVGLVVDPRAGDPSAGHRAPVVIAAIIALYTVSNRTDRVTSVRVGVVTVGVLTAAGMLLGSRPWYAQDNLATFAWTGLAAAAGEAVRSRRAFVDAIRERADRAERTREEEARRRVAEERMRIARELHDVVAHHIALVNVQAGVASHVMDQRPDQAKEALAHVREASRHALNELQATVGLLRQSGESTAPTEPAPGLGVLDELVEGFTRAGLSVSVDVAPEREAASVGEAAEAPRALPSAVDLTAYRVVQEALTNVQKHVGTGAHAEVRIVTLPGELEITVTDDGEGDGAAPEETSENAHTARGADRADSADRTAGAAPGAAAAAGAAEEQEAAQPAAVPAPPAAAATDTGGGGHGLMGMRERAAALHGVCETGPLPEGGFRVHVRLPLQPRDRADARRGDGGGWAGPRAEEGASA, encoded by the coding sequence ATGACGGCGAAGCCCGCAGCAGGCACCTTGAGCGATGTGCGGCGGTGGATGCACGCGCATCCGTACGCCGTCGACGCACTCATCGCCCTGGGCGCCTTCGTGGCGATCCTGCTGGGTGCCGCCGCGCGAGCCTCCGGACAGGAGATCAGCCCCAGATTCGGCCGCCGCGAGATCCCCCCGCAGACGGCTCTGCTGGCGGCGCTGGCCTGCGCGGTGCTGGTGCTGCGCCGCCGCGCGCCGATGCCGGTGCTGTGCATCACCGGACTGGTGACCGTCGTCGGCCTGGTCGTCGACCCTCGTGCGGGCGATCCCTCCGCGGGCCACCGCGCGCCCGTCGTCATCGCCGCGATCATCGCGCTGTACACGGTCTCGAACCGCACGGACCGCGTCACGAGCGTCCGCGTCGGCGTCGTGACCGTGGGCGTGCTCACGGCGGCGGGCATGCTGCTGGGCAGCCGCCCCTGGTACGCGCAGGACAACCTCGCCACCTTCGCGTGGACGGGCCTGGCCGCTGCCGCCGGAGAAGCGGTACGCAGCCGCCGGGCGTTCGTCGACGCCATACGGGAGCGTGCCGACCGGGCCGAGCGCACCCGGGAGGAGGAGGCCAGGCGCCGCGTGGCCGAGGAGCGCATGCGCATCGCCCGCGAGCTGCACGACGTCGTCGCCCACCACATCGCGCTGGTCAACGTCCAGGCCGGGGTCGCCTCGCACGTCATGGATCAGCGGCCCGACCAGGCGAAGGAGGCGCTGGCGCACGTACGGGAAGCGAGCCGGCACGCGCTGAACGAGCTGCAGGCCACGGTCGGTCTGCTGCGCCAGTCCGGGGAGAGCACGGCGCCGACCGAACCGGCACCGGGGCTCGGCGTCCTGGACGAGTTGGTCGAGGGCTTCACCAGGGCCGGGCTCTCGGTCTCGGTGGACGTCGCGCCGGAGCGGGAGGCCGCTTCCGTGGGGGAGGCGGCGGAAGCGCCACGGGCCCTGCCGTCCGCCGTGGATCTCACTGCCTACCGGGTCGTGCAGGAGGCGCTGACGAACGTGCAGAAGCACGTCGGGACGGGGGCGCACGCCGAGGTGCGGATCGTCACCCTGCCCGGCGAGCTGGAGATCACCGTGACCGACGACGGCGAGGGCGACGGCGCGGCCCCGGAGGAGACCTCGGAGAACGCGCACACGGCCCGTGGGGCGGACAGGGCGGACAGCGCGGACAGGACGGCGGGCGCGGCGCCGGGGGCGGCAGCGGCGGCAGGCGCGGCGGAGGAGCAGGAGGCGGCGCAACCGGCTGCCGTGCCCGCCCCGCCCGCGGCGGCCGCAACCGACACGGGCGGCGGCGGGCACGGCCTGATGGGGATGCGGGAGCGCGCCGCCGCACTGCACGGCGTGTGTGAGACGGGTCCGCTGCCGGAGGGCGGATTCCGGGTGCACGTACGGCTGCCGCTCCAGCCCCGCGACCGCGCGGACGCCCGCCGCGGCGACGGAGGCGGCTGGGCGGGGCCCCGGGCCGAGGAAGGCGCGTCGGCATGA
- a CDS encoding response regulator transcription factor yields the protein MTIRVVLADDQTLLRSAFRVLVDSEPDMEVVAEASDGAEAVDAVRATGADVVLMDIRMPGTDGLVATRAITADPSLAGVRIVILTTFEVDDYVVQALRAGASGFLGKGAEPEELLAAIRTAAKGEALLSPAATKGLIASFLAQGGAYGTVETDGGEGNGDERGNEEGPLDVLTGREREVLTLIGGGLNNEEIAQRLSVSPLTVKTHVNRTMSKLGARDRAQLVVAAYENGLVRPGSH from the coding sequence ATGACGATCCGCGTGGTGCTGGCGGACGACCAGACGCTGCTGCGCAGCGCCTTCCGGGTGCTCGTGGACTCCGAACCGGACATGGAGGTCGTCGCCGAGGCGTCCGACGGCGCCGAAGCCGTCGACGCCGTACGCGCTACGGGCGCCGACGTGGTGCTCATGGACATCCGGATGCCGGGCACCGACGGCCTCGTCGCCACGCGAGCCATCACCGCCGATCCGTCGCTCGCCGGGGTCCGGATCGTCATCCTCACCACGTTCGAGGTGGACGACTACGTCGTGCAGGCCCTGCGTGCGGGCGCCTCCGGCTTCCTCGGCAAGGGCGCGGAGCCCGAGGAGCTGCTGGCCGCGATCCGTACGGCCGCCAAGGGCGAGGCCCTGCTCTCACCGGCGGCCACCAAGGGACTGATCGCCTCCTTCCTGGCGCAAGGGGGCGCCTACGGCACCGTGGAGACGGACGGCGGGGAGGGCAACGGCGACGAGCGCGGGAACGAGGAGGGCCCGCTCGACGTGCTGACCGGCCGGGAGCGTGAGGTGCTGACGCTGATCGGCGGCGGCCTCAACAACGAGGAGATCGCGCAGCGGCTGTCGGTCAGCCCGCTCACCGTCAAGACGCACGTCAACCGCACCATGTCGAAGCTGGGTGCGCGTGACCGGGCCCAACTCGTCGTCGCCGCCTACGAGAACGGGCTCGTACGACCCGGCTCGCACTGA
- a CDS encoding GNAT family N-acetyltransferase → MLLQPVRDTEEDAEAVRQLAEASFAASHGADSGTAGAGAPHGQKPSPAPLVPVRTAHGAGPDPGQPARSRERIRHLARTDPGGSWVAADADGRPVGAAQSLIREGTWALALLAVLPEAQGKGVGTALLERTMRYGRACLRGIISCSRHPVAARTYRKAGFELHPAMRLHGTVDGARLAAPDGPVIVGSPAQRDLMDSVDRRLRGGAHGVDHEFLLRHHRVFVSDDLAGSGYCYLRENGRVELLAATSRRHATRLLTTALLSLPEGTRASVHDLTADQQWAVDVGLAAGLELTTAGYLCLRGMRPPSPYIPSGGFL, encoded by the coding sequence ATGCTGCTGCAACCGGTGCGGGACACCGAGGAGGACGCCGAGGCCGTACGGCAGCTGGCCGAGGCGTCCTTCGCCGCGTCGCACGGAGCCGACAGCGGGACCGCGGGCGCCGGTGCGCCGCACGGCCAGAAGCCCTCGCCCGCTCCCCTCGTGCCCGTCCGGACGGCTCACGGTGCCGGCCCCGACCCCGGGCAGCCCGCACGCAGCCGTGAGCGGATCCGGCATCTGGCACGGACCGATCCCGGCGGCAGCTGGGTCGCGGCGGACGCGGACGGGCGTCCCGTCGGTGCCGCCCAGTCGCTCATCCGGGAGGGCACCTGGGCGCTGGCGCTCCTGGCCGTACTGCCCGAGGCGCAGGGCAAGGGCGTGGGCACGGCGCTCCTGGAGCGGACGATGCGGTACGGCCGGGCGTGTCTGCGGGGCATCATCAGCTGCTCCCGCCACCCCGTCGCGGCCCGCACCTACCGCAAGGCGGGCTTCGAGCTGCATCCGGCGATGCGGCTGCACGGGACCGTCGACGGCGCCCGGCTCGCGGCCCCCGACGGCCCGGTCATCGTGGGCTCTCCGGCACAGCGGGACCTGATGGACTCCGTCGACCGGCGGCTGCGCGGCGGCGCGCACGGGGTCGACCACGAGTTCCTGCTGCGCCACCACCGCGTCTTCGTCTCCGACGATCTCGCCGGCAGCGGCTACTGCTATCTGCGTGAGAACGGGCGGGTCGAACTCCTCGCCGCCACTTCGCGAAGGCACGCCACCCGGCTGCTGACCACCGCGTTGCTGAGTCTCCCGGAAGGCACCCGCGCATCGGTACACGATCTGACGGCGGACCAGCAGTGGGCCGTGGACGTCGGACTGGCCGCGGGGCTGGAGCTGACCACCGCCGGCTACCTCTGCCTCCGGGGGATGCGGCCGCCCTCGCCGTACATCCCTTCCGGCGGCTTCCTGTAG
- the nadA gene encoding quinolinate synthase NadA, which yields MTAPLDVQPTPLALLLLGRESDPKSERGVDCPGDLPAPSDPGLVERARAAKAKLGERVFVLGHHYQRDEVIEFADVTGDSFKLARDAAARPDAEYIVFCGVHFMAESADILTSARQKVVLPDLAAGCSMADMATAEQVAECWDVLTEAGVADVTVPVSYMNSSADIKAFTGRHGGTICTSSNARRALEWAFGTQNGREGGGKVLFLPDQHLGRNTAVRELGMSLEDCVVYNPHKPDGGLTAQQLRDAKMILWRGHCSVHGRFSLDSVRDVRERIPDVNVLVHPECKHEVVEAADHVGSTEHIIKTLEAAPSGSKWAIGTELNLVRRLAARYSPDKEVVFLDRTVCFCSTMNRIDLPHLVWALESLVNGDVVNRIEVDAETEKFAKLALERMLALP from the coding sequence GTGACCGCCCCACTGGACGTACAGCCGACTCCGCTGGCGCTGCTGCTCCTCGGCCGCGAGTCGGACCCGAAGAGCGAACGCGGGGTCGATTGCCCCGGGGACCTTCCCGCCCCTTCGGATCCCGGCCTCGTCGAGCGTGCCCGCGCGGCGAAGGCGAAGCTCGGCGAGCGTGTCTTCGTACTGGGCCACCACTACCAGCGTGACGAGGTCATCGAATTCGCCGACGTCACCGGCGACTCCTTCAAGCTGGCGCGGGACGCGGCGGCCAGGCCCGACGCGGAGTACATCGTCTTCTGCGGCGTGCACTTCATGGCCGAGTCGGCCGACATCCTCACCTCCGCCCGGCAGAAGGTCGTGCTGCCCGACCTGGCGGCGGGCTGCTCCATGGCCGACATGGCCACGGCCGAGCAGGTCGCCGAGTGCTGGGACGTGCTCACCGAGGCCGGGGTCGCGGATGTGACGGTGCCCGTCTCGTACATGAACTCCTCTGCCGACATCAAGGCGTTCACGGGCAGGCACGGCGGCACGATCTGCACGTCGTCCAACGCGCGCCGGGCCCTGGAGTGGGCCTTCGGGACACAGAACGGCCGGGAGGGCGGCGGCAAGGTGCTCTTCCTGCCCGACCAGCACCTCGGACGCAACACCGCCGTGCGGGAGTTGGGGATGTCCCTGGAGGACTGCGTCGTCTACAACCCGCACAAGCCTGACGGCGGCCTCACGGCGCAGCAGCTGCGGGACGCGAAGATGATCCTCTGGCGAGGCCACTGCTCGGTGCACGGGCGTTTCTCGCTCGACTCGGTGCGGGATGTGCGCGAGCGGATCCCGGACGTCAATGTGCTCGTGCACCCGGAGTGCAAGCACGAGGTCGTGGAGGCGGCCGACCACGTCGGCTCGACGGAACACATCATCAAGACCCTGGAGGCAGCGCCCTCGGGGTCGAAGTGGGCCATCGGTACCGAACTCAACCTGGTGCGGCGGCTGGCGGCCCGCTACTCCCCCGACAAGGAGGTCGTCTTCCTCGACCGCACCGTCTGCTTCTGCTCGACGATGAACCGGATCGATCTGCCCCATCTGGTCTGGGCGTTGGAGTCGCTGGTGAACGGTGACGTCGTGAACAGGATCGAAGTCGACGCGGAGACGGAGAAGTTCGCGAAGCTCGCCCTGGAACGCATGCTGGCCCTGCCGTAA
- a CDS encoding HesB/IscA family protein encodes MSVSDETAVSDGIILSDAAAAKVKGLLEQEGRDDLALRVAVQPGGCSGLRYQLFFDERSLDGDVVKDFDGVKVVTDRMSAPYLGGASIDFVDTIEKQGFTIDNPNATGSCACGDSFN; translated from the coding sequence ATGTCCGTATCGGACGAGACCGCTGTGAGCGACGGCATCATCCTGTCCGACGCCGCCGCGGCGAAGGTCAAAGGCCTGCTCGAGCAGGAGGGCCGTGACGACCTGGCACTTCGGGTCGCCGTCCAGCCCGGTGGCTGTTCCGGCCTTCGGTACCAGCTCTTCTTCGACGAGCGCTCCCTCGACGGCGACGTAGTGAAGGACTTCGACGGTGTGAAGGTCGTCACCGACCGGATGAGCGCCCCGTACCTGGGCGGCGCCTCCATCGACTTCGTCGACACCATCGAGAAGCAGGGCTTCACGATCGACAACCCGAACGCGACGGGTTCCTGCGCCTGCGGCGATTCCTTCAACTGA
- a CDS encoding carbohydrate kinase family protein: MRIAVTGSIANDHLMTFPGRFADQFVADQLHTVSLSFLVDSLEIRRGGVGANIAFGMGQLGANPILVGAAGEDFEEYRAWLDRHGVDTESVHISELRHTARFVCTTDEAHNQIGSFYTGAMSEARQIELQTVAERVGGLDLVCISADDPEAMTRHTEECRKRGIPFAADFSQQIARMGGEDIRALMEGATYLFSNEYEKELIETKTGWSDKEILAKVGTRVVTLGAKGVRIEREGEEPIVVGVPKEEAKADPTGVGDAFRAGFLSGLAWGVSLERAAQIGCMVATLVIETVGTQEYELKRAHFMERFTTQYGEEAAAEVAAHLK, from the coding sequence GTGCGTATCGCAGTCACCGGCTCCATCGCGAATGACCACCTGATGACGTTCCCTGGGCGGTTCGCCGACCAGTTCGTCGCCGACCAGTTGCACACCGTCTCGCTCTCCTTCCTCGTCGACTCGCTCGAGATCCGGCGTGGCGGCGTGGGCGCCAACATCGCCTTCGGCATGGGGCAGCTCGGAGCGAACCCGATCCTGGTCGGCGCCGCGGGCGAGGATTTCGAGGAGTACCGAGCCTGGCTCGACAGGCACGGCGTGGACACGGAATCCGTCCACATCTCCGAGCTGCGGCACACAGCCCGCTTCGTCTGCACCACCGACGAGGCGCACAACCAGATCGGCTCCTTCTACACCGGGGCCATGAGCGAGGCCCGCCAGATCGAGCTGCAGACCGTCGCCGAGCGCGTCGGCGGCCTCGACCTCGTCTGCATCAGCGCCGACGACCCCGAGGCCATGACCCGGCACACCGAGGAGTGCCGCAAGCGGGGCATCCCCTTCGCTGCGGACTTCTCCCAGCAGATCGCGCGCATGGGGGGCGAGGACATCCGCGCCCTCATGGAGGGCGCGACGTACCTCTTCTCGAACGAGTACGAGAAGGAGCTCATCGAGACCAAGACCGGCTGGAGCGACAAGGAAATACTCGCCAAGGTCGGCACCCGGGTCGTCACGCTCGGCGCCAAGGGCGTCCGCATCGAGCGCGAGGGCGAGGAGCCGATCGTGGTCGGTGTGCCCAAGGAGGAGGCCAAGGCCGACCCCACCGGCGTCGGCGACGCCTTCCGCGCCGGCTTCCTCTCCGGCCTCGCCTGGGGCGTGAGCCTGGAGCGCGCCGCCCAGATCGGCTGCATGGTGGCCACTCTCGTCATCGAGACGGTGGGCACGCAGGAGTACGAGCTGAAGCGGGCGCACTTCATGGAGCGCTTCACGACGCAGTACGGCGAGGAGGCCGCCGCCGAGGTCGCCGCGCATCTGAAGTGA
- a CDS encoding cysteine desulfurase/sulfurtransferase TusA family protein, giving the protein MPYFDAASSVPLHPVAREALIASLDEGWADPARLHREGRRARVLLDAARETAAEAVGCRPDELVFTPSGARALHTGIAGALAGRRRAGRRLVVSAVEHSAVLHAAAAHEAAGGAVTEVPVGRTGRVAAADFAAALGEDTALACLQSANHEVGTEQPVTEVAGLCSGAGVPLLVDAAQSLAWGRAGEGWSLLAGSAHKWGGPAGVGLLAVRKGVRFVAPPPTDERESARSPGFENIPAIVAAAASLRAVRAEADAAAERLRVLVDRVRARVPELVPDVEVVGDPVRRLPNLVTFSCLYVDGEALLHALDRLGFSVSSGSSCTSSTLTPSHVLRAMGVLSEGNIRLSLPPVPGPSAEEDVERFLEVLPEAVREVRGQLGAPAGPLGKPEEAAASEAYAAPEEPDERGEPRQEAAGEERTASAEPSHVTVDALGSLCPLPVIELAKAIGDVPVGGVITVLADDEAARVDIPAWCEMRGQEYLGADGTEFRVRRLD; this is encoded by the coding sequence GTGCCCTATTTCGATGCCGCGTCCTCCGTACCCCTGCACCCCGTCGCCCGTGAGGCGCTGATCGCCTCGCTGGACGAGGGATGGGCGGACCCCGCTCGGCTGCACCGCGAGGGACGGCGGGCGCGGGTGCTGCTGGACGCCGCGCGCGAGACGGCCGCAGAGGCGGTCGGATGCCGTCCGGACGAGCTGGTTTTCACCCCATCGGGTGCCCGTGCCCTGCACACCGGCATCGCGGGCGCGCTCGCGGGGCGCCGCCGTGCGGGACGGCGGCTGGTCGTCTCCGCCGTGGAGCACTCCGCTGTGCTGCACGCGGCCGCCGCGCACGAGGCCGCGGGCGGGGCCGTGACCGAGGTGCCCGTCGGCCGTACGGGACGGGTGGCCGCGGCGGACTTCGCGGCAGCGCTCGGGGAGGACACCGCGCTGGCCTGTCTGCAGTCCGCCAACCACGAGGTGGGCACCGAGCAGCCGGTGACCGAGGTGGCCGGGCTGTGCTCGGGCGCCGGGGTCCCGCTCCTCGTCGACGCGGCGCAGTCGCTGGCATGGGGCCGGGCCGGCGAGGGCTGGTCACTGCTGGCGGGCAGCGCGCACAAGTGGGGCGGGCCGGCCGGTGTGGGGCTGCTGGCCGTCCGCAAGGGCGTGCGCTTCGTGGCGCCGCCGCCCACGGACGAGCGGGAGTCGGCTCGCTCCCCCGGGTTCGAGAACATCCCGGCGATCGTGGCCGCGGCGGCGTCGCTGCGTGCCGTGCGCGCCGAGGCGGACGCGGCGGCGGAACGACTGCGCGTGCTGGTCGACAGGGTGCGTGCGCGGGTGCCCGAACTGGTCCCGGACGTCGAGGTGGTCGGCGATCCCGTGCGGCGCCTGCCGAATCTGGTGACCTTCTCCTGCCTCTACGTGGACGGCGAGGCCCTGCTGCACGCCCTCGACCGGCTGGGCTTCTCGGTCTCCTCGGGCTCGTCCTGCACGTCGAGCACGCTGACGCCCAGTCATGTGCTGCGTGCGATGGGGGTGCTCTCGGAGGGCAACATCCGCCTGTCGCTGCCGCCCGTGCCGGGGCCCTCGGCCGAGGAGGACGTCGAGCGCTTCCTGGAGGTGCTTCCGGAGGCGGTACGTGAGGTGCGCGGACAACTGGGCGCGCCGGCAGGGCCGTTGGGGAAGCCGGAGGAGGCCGCGGCCTCGGAGGCGTACGCGGCACCGGAGGAGCCGGACGAGCGGGGCGAGCCGCGCCAAGAGGCGGCCGGAGAGGAGCGGACCGCATCCGCCGAGCCCTCCCACGTGACGGTGGACGCGCTCGGTTCGCTGTGCCCGCTGCCGGTGATCGAACTCGCGAAGGCGATCGGCGACGTGCCGGTGGGCGGTGTGATCACGGTCCTCGCGGACGACGAGGCGGCCCGGGTCGACATCCCCGCCTGGTGCGAGATGCGGGGCCAGGAGTATCTGGGCGCCGACGGCACCGAGTTCAGGGTGCGCCGGCTCGACTGA
- the coxB gene encoding cytochrome c oxidase subunit II — protein MSPNGSDLPHRPPGVGGTPMRRPMRRKLQQAFAAGLVLATATGCTYKDFPRLGMPTPVTDEAPRILSLWQGSWAAALAVGVLVWGLILWSVLFHRRSRTKVEVPPQTRYNMPIEALYTVVPIIIVAVLFYFTARDETKLLATTKKPDHVVNVVGFQWSWGFNYIEDVDGKPSTSNTGDKELSAIPDRMRTAFPKGADGVYTVGTPAERNPQTNNPGPTLWLPKGETVQFILTSRDVIHSFWPVPFLMKQDVLPGHVNRFEVTPSKEGTYVGKCAELCGVDHSRMLFNVKVVSPERFQKHLKDLAKKGQTGYIPSGTATTGDARNAETNNP, from the coding sequence GTGAGTCCCAACGGCTCCGACCTCCCCCACCGCCCGCCGGGCGTGGGCGGTACCCCCATGCGGCGCCCGATGCGGCGGAAGCTGCAGCAGGCGTTTGCCGCGGGCCTGGTCCTGGCTACCGCTACCGGTTGCACATACAAGGACTTCCCCCGCCTAGGTATGCCCACCCCCGTCACGGATGAGGCTCCGCGGATCCTCTCCCTGTGGCAGGGATCCTGGGCGGCAGCGCTCGCCGTGGGCGTTCTGGTCTGGGGGCTCATCCTGTGGAGCGTCCTCTTCCACCGGCGCTCGAGGACCAAGGTCGAGGTCCCTCCGCAGACCCGGTACAACATGCCGATCGAGGCCCTGTACACGGTGGTCCCCATCATCATCGTGGCGGTGCTCTTCTACTTCACCGCGCGGGACGAGACCAAGCTCCTCGCGACGACGAAGAAGCCCGACCACGTCGTCAACGTGGTGGGCTTCCAGTGGAGCTGGGGCTTCAACTACATCGAGGACGTGGACGGCAAGCCCTCCACCTCGAACACCGGCGACAAGGAACTCTCCGCCATCCCGGACCGGATGAGGACGGCCTTCCCCAAGGGGGCCGACGGCGTCTACACCGTCGGGACGCCCGCCGAGCGCAACCCCCAGACCAACAACCCGGGTCCCACGCTCTGGCTGCCCAAGGGCGAGACGGTGCAGTTCATCCTCACCTCCCGCGACGTCATCCACTCCTTCTGGCCGGTGCCCTTCCTCATGAAGCAGGACGTGCTCCCCGGTCACGTCAACCGCTTCGAGGTGACTCCCAGCAAGGAGGGCACCTACGTTGGCAAGTGCGCCGAACTGTGCGGCGTCGACCACTCCCGGATGCTCTTCAACGTGAAGGTCGTTTCACCGGAGCGTTTCCAGAAGCATCTGAAGGACCTGGCCAAGAAGGGCCAGACCGGCTACATCCCGTCGGGCACCGCCACCACCGGCGACGCCAGGAATGCGGAGACGAATAACCCGTGA